One Methanocalculus natronophilus DNA segment encodes these proteins:
- a CDS encoding tRNA (cytidine(56)-2'-O)-methyltransferase, producing MVDVAILRIGHRHDRDQRVTTHVGLTARALGAEGMYLAADDPGVARSIMDVVRRFGGSFFVENNISYKRCIREYQQEGSVIVHLTMYGLPIQDQVHEIKKADRVLVIVGAEKVPGEVYGLADYNIAVTNQPHSEIAGLAVFLDHLFEGKELEASFPGGEIEVIPSDRGKEMVER from the coding sequence ATGGTCGATGTTGCAATACTCAGGATTGGTCACAGGCATGATCGTGATCAGCGTGTCACCACCCATGTCGGCTTAACTGCCCGCGCACTTGGTGCAGAGGGGATGTACCTGGCAGCAGACGACCCCGGGGTTGCCAGGAGTATCATGGATGTGGTCAGGAGGTTTGGTGGATCTTTTTTTGTCGAGAATAATATCTCCTACAAGCGCTGTATCCGGGAGTACCAGCAGGAGGGATCCGTTATCGTTCACCTGACGATGTATGGGCTTCCCATCCAGGATCAGGTTCATGAGATCAAAAAGGCTGACAGGGTGCTTGTCATCGTCGGTGCAGAAAAAGTGCCGGGTGAGGTGTATGGGCTTGCAGATTATAATATCGCAGTTACAAACCAGCCCCATTCCGAGATCGCCGGTCTGGCAGTCTTTCTCGATCATCTCTTCGAGGGAAAAGAGCTTGAGGCGTCGTTTCCGGGTGGCGAGATTGAGGTAATCCCCTCGGATCGGGGTAAAGAGATGGTGGAGCGGTGA